Proteins from one Toxotes jaculatrix isolate fToxJac2 chromosome 13, fToxJac2.pri, whole genome shotgun sequence genomic window:
- the trib1 gene encoding tribbles homolog 1, with amino-acid sequence MVNRSIRMNLQWGSPAPCIRAVRVAHKRLDSDDQPPAKCARLSAEAGDTQGLLGASPGSPVSPVSNHPPATHQGPSRIGPFLLLPLADRESMHSAMNTDTGDELLCKVFDMGVYQEKIRAYGILPAHKNVASIRDIILGECKAYVFLDKDFGDMHTLVKSCRRLDEEHARRLFRQVALAVAHCHQAGIVLGDLKLRKFVFSDEKRTQVRLESLEDCRVLEDPNNDSMSDTHGCPAYVSPEILSGSAPYSGKMADMWSLGVMLYTMLVGRYPFHDPDPATLFSKIRRGQCCLPDGLSPKAKCLLQSLLRKEPWERLTATELLAHPWFHQPLSSQEVALGEQEVSSAEQMVPSFDVEEDDNLFC; translated from the exons ATGGTGAATCGGTCTATCAGGATGAACTTGCAGTGGGGCAGCCCGGCGCCCTGCATCCGCGCCGTGAGAGTCGCGCACAAGCGGCTGGACTCAGACGATCAGCCGCCGGCGAAATGCGCCAGGCTGAGCGCCGAGGCGGGGGACACGCAGGGACTCCTCGGCGCCTCTCCCGGGTCCCCGGTCAGCCCCGTCTCAAACCATCCGCCGGCGACCCACCAGGGACCGTCCAGGATAGGACCGTTTCTGCTTCTACCTCTGGCGGACCGGGAAAGCATGCACAGCGCGATGAACACCGACACAGGCGATGAGCTACTGTGCAAG GTCTTTGATATGGGGGTATATCAGGAAAAGATCAGAGCCTATGGGATCCTACCTGCCCACAAGAATGTGGCCAGCATCAGGGACATCATCCTTGGCGAATGCAAGGCCTATGTGTTCCTGGACAAAGACTTTGGGGACATGCACACCTTGGTGAAGAGCTGCCGCAGGCTGGATGAGGAGCATGCCCGCAGGCTCTTCCGTCAGGTGGCCCTGGCTGTGGCGCACTGTCACCAGGCAGGGATCGTGCTGGGTGACCTCAAACTGCGCAAGTTTGTCTTCTCTGATGAGAAAAG GACACAGGTGAGACTAGAAAGCCTCGAGGACTGTCGCGTCCTGGAAGACCCGAACAACGACTCAATGTCAGACACCCACGGCTGCCCCGCTTACGTCAGCCCAGAGATCCTCAGCGGCTCTGCGCCTTACTCTGGCAAGATGGCTGACATGTGGAGCCTTGGGGTCATGCTGTATACCATGCTGGTTGGCCGTTACCCTTTCCACGACCCGGACCCGGCCACGCTGTTTTCCAAAATCCGCAGAGGCCAGTGCTGTTTGCCAGACGGCTTATCGCCCAAGGCCAAGTGTCTGCTCCAGAGCCTACTGAGAAAAGAACCCTGGGAGAGACTCACGGCAACCGAGCTGCTCGCTCACCCGTGGTTCCACCAGCCGCTGTCGTCGCAGGAAGTGGCACTGGGTGAACAGGAAGTGAGCTCGGCGGAACAGATGGTGCCATCCTTTGACGTGGAAGAGGACGATAATCTGTTCTGCTGA